AGGACAAACACGGCTATCTCCCCGAAGATGAGCTGCGAGCCTTTTCCCAACGCACGACGACACCGCTATACAAGTTGCAAGCAGTCGCGAGCTTTTATCCGCATTTTCGCTTGCGACCGCATCCTCAGCTCGACGTCAAAGTTTGTGCGGACCTGTCATGTCATATCGCTGGGGCTCAACGGGTCCTCGCGGGTGCGAAACAACGACTCGGAAGTCAGACAAGTTGTGAAATTGGTACGACATCCTGTCTCGGTCGCTGTGACCAAGCTCCTGCCGTTGCGATCAATGACACCATTTATGCTGGGGTCACTGATCAGCGACTTGAGGCACTATTGCAAGCGTTTCTACAAGGAACCGCCCCGGATGCTTCATTTGTCCAACAGGGATCAACGACTTACAACATTGATCCCTATACCCAGCCTGCAGAACGCTTCTCTATGCTGCGCGAACTCTTGTCGACGCAAGATGTCGCTCGCGTCCTCCAGACACTCAAAGACAGTGGTCTGCGTGGCATGGGTGGCGCCGGATTTCCTACCGGCTTGAAGTGGGAAATTGTTCGCAATGCCACCGGCGAACAAAAGTATGTTGTCGTTAATGCCGATGAGAGCGAGCCGGGTACCTTCAAAGATCGCTTCTTGATGGAACGCTTTCCCCACCTTCTGCTCGAAGGCATCTTACTCGCAGCATACGTCGTCGGTGCTCGCCAGGCGTATATCTTTCTTCGTCACGAATATCCGCAACAAGAACATGTGCTGGAACATGCGCTTGCCGAAGCACAGAAGGCTGGACTGATCGGTTCGCCGATTGGCAACTCAGGCTTCTCGTGTGAGGTCGAACTGTTTGTGAGTGCTGGTGGTTACATTTGTGGTGAAGAGACCGCACTGCTAGAAGCATTGGAAGGCAAGCGAGCCGAGCCACGCAACAAACCACCGTTCCCAGGTACACATGGTCTGTGGGGAAAACCGACATTGATCAACAACGTCGAAACATTGTGTATGGTCCCAGGCATTTTGAAACGCGGGGCAGCGTGGTTCAAAAGCCAAGGGCGTAACGAGAACGGGCTCAAGTATCTTGGTCTCAGCGGTCATGTAGCAAAACCTGGAGTCTACGAAGTTCCCCTGGGCCTTTCGGTCGCAGAACTGATCGACCAGTATGGTGGTGGCATCAGCAACGGAAAAAAGCTGAAAGCGGTTTCACCTGGTGGCGCTTCATCAGGATTCCTGCCAGCCTCAATGAGCAACATCGCGCTCGACTTTCAGGCCTTAGCCCAAGTCGGCTCGATGCTCGGTTCAGGTGCAGTGGTCGCACTCGCCGAAGGCACGTGCATGCTCGATGCCGCACTGAATGTTGTGACGTTCTTTCGCAATGAGTCGTGTGGCAAATGCGTTCCGTGTCGCGTGGGCAGTGAAAAG
This window of the Deltaproteobacteria bacterium genome carries:
- the nuoF gene encoding NADH-quinone oxidoreductase subunit NuoF; translated protein: MNLISELKAIQDKHGYLPEDELRAFSQRTTTPLYKLQAVASFYPHFRLRPHPQLDVKVCADLSCHIAGAQRVLAGAKQRLGSQTSCEIGTTSCLGRCDQAPAVAINDTIYAGVTDQRLEALLQAFLQGTAPDASFVQQGSTTYNIDPYTQPAERFSMLRELLSTQDVARVLQTLKDSGLRGMGGAGFPTGLKWEIVRNATGEQKYVVVNADESEPGTFKDRFLMERFPHLLLEGILLAAYVVGARQAYIFLRHEYPQQEHVLEHALAEAQKAGLIGSPIGNSGFSCEVELFVSAGGYICGEETALLEALEGKRAEPRNKPPFPGTHGLWGKPTLINNVETLCMVPGILKRGAAWFKSQGRNENGLKYLGLSGHVAKPGVYEVPLGLSVAELIDQYGGGISNGKKLKAVSPGGASSGFLPASMSNIALDFQALAQVGSMLGSGAVVALAEGTCMLDAALNVVTFFRNESCGKCVPCRVGSEKIVHILDRATKGQATTTEIDLIGELAETMQLTSICGLGQAAPLPITSVLKYFKEEVMMHLTEKRCSEGVCFR